acatttcattcccaacaatgtatggtctaaaacggatctaacagtaagctacctgctacataactttttcactacaagatttgtaaatcaagtgcacagcattgacaaatagcatcatttcacaatgactgttaagaaatatggaaagataaatgattcaatatgAAGCTCAGATGTTACACTACCATGtgaacaaaaatcagattttttagccgcatactttcttcagAATCGGTTGGGaggcgttacgaaactaagaaatcacgcgaaacaaaaagtagactttttcttttttcacgatgTAAGTaatgcttttaaggaaaaaataagttcataaaacgatgtgacgaagtcttatataccgctaagaatttttaaaacacgaAAATCGGAGAcgtggattttcccccatttcgctGTCCCGGCTCGGCACGACGTGCAATGTGaatgcactacacgtcggcctgagctggctAGGCACGAGCTGAGCCAGTACGCGTCATCCCGGCTTGGCCCCGCTGGCAGTGTGAATGTAGCCTAATGGGATACGATAAGCTTGTAGCAGGACtggaagtgctgggtggatgggTTCACAGGTTTTGCACTCATGTCTTCCACATGGACATGaagcttgtggcaaggggttgggatggaGAGTGGCATAGCGATGTACTAGGATGTTAGGTGAATGAtgaaacaccactttaggagacgtgggaagtatctcaggtaggataGCCCTCATTTccgggcatgatgataggtaatcaaacccCTGGTGAAGGATGTCATTCAGTTGTTCCAATCTGGGGAGGTACTTGATGATGAAGAGGATACTCCTTTGTGGCCAGCTCttgagggtggtgggaggattggggacaTGAGGGGAAatagcatgggagatctgtttgtggactaagtctgtctgtgaaggccatggtgagaccctcagcaaacTGAGCAGTGGACCTCCATGAttgttgggtttatggattttgggaagcatgtagaaggtgagtGTGTGGGGTGTCATGGGGACGAGgaaggaaatggattcaggggagatgttctACAAAGAGCCTAaagctttaagcagggattggaggttgtgttggatttctgggatgggatcacaggCATAGTTTATAGATGGACGAGCCAGATGATTGGCTGAGGCCTTATGCCAGGTAGACAGTCCAGTACATAAGAACAATGGTGGAACGTTTGTCTGCAGgaaggatgattaggtcaggatttgtgcTGAGTTTTTGTATGGCttttctttcttctactgaaaggttggtgATCTGAAGAAGGGACCTGGGAAAGGTTGGTGAGGCTAAGtttgaggtaaggaattcctgtaaAAAGGCAAGTGCATGGTCAGGTGAGAGGAAggaggatcacagttggatggtgatATGAACAAGAAGAGGCATGGTTCAATGTTGAAATTAAGGTGGTTTCAGTTGGAGGGATTGACAACAcagaagtgcttccattgcagggatgggtaagaaggagagtaggtctttggtaggtccagcatggttaaattttgGTGTAGGGCTAAATGTGATCTCTTTGAATAGGACTGGaacttctgtggagctgagggtTTGGTGGAAAAGTTAATAACAATGTGATAGGAATGTTTTGGTTCTAGATTTGGTGGAgagttggtagggagttttgggggatgtggcaagttgaaaaggtaGGCAGGGTTTAGCTGCTATGAGAAGGAACAATATGGGTATGATAGGGGTTGGGCAGTGGTGCCCTGAGGTGGgcaggttggataacttatggatgtgatgtctggaatgctcctccaggtgcAGGAGAGTGAAagattcaatttcagagatgtgatgtatggaGTAGGGACtggtggttctgggatgcctgtgccatggagacGTTTTTGCAGTACTAGGGTTGTGAGGGCCAGCTATAGGGGGAATCTGAAAAGTTGTAGATCATTGTGAAAGGAgaggtgggatccagagaaaggaatATTTACAGTTAGGCCATCCAGGAGGGAGTGGGGGATTCCATGACTTAGGCACTATATGAGAAACagtattgggactgtgttttaactAGGGAAAGGGATACTTTCCTGAACTTATGAAAAAAAATGGAGCTAGGGTCTATTGGGGGAAGAATGGGTTAAAGGGAACAGGAATGATGCAGAAATGGTAAAATACGTGATGGTTGTGAGACAAGCTGAATAAGTGGAAAGGCACATAAACATGCATAAAAAATATGTAAAGACACAAAGATATAAGCACAGGCCAAAATAAGCACAGATCCATAAAACTATGCACAAATAcgaaaaaaatatgcaaaaatagtgaaaccacataaaaatatgaagaaatatgtTAAAAAGTGCAGAAACATAGTGAAAAGGAATcatgaggtatatatatatatatatatgtgtgtgtgtgtgtgtgtgtgtgtgtgtgtttgcagtaagcaaagagagagagagagggactggGTTAGGTCAAGGATCAAAAGTTCGAATGGCATGGGCAGGTGTGGAAAACAAAACACTAAAGTACATCAGGATGAGGGATGAAGTGGCAGCAAtaggaaaaatataattataactacTGGAGGATAGAATCTGGGGCATTATATGCTGCATCAACAATCAGTGTGTCATGAAGTCTGTGTTGTGGATGGATGAACGTTGATACAGTGTGTCTCAGGAGAAGATACAGTTTGAAAGGCAGTTtataaacacaggaaagaagagaaagaatggacaCTGAGAAGAGTAATGCTATAGAgaagagtaacaaaggaaaacatcacAGGGTTGTAAGATCGAAGGAAGACATTTGgaaaaaatgaaacaatggaaactccagttaggaataccaacaatgtaggaaaagacacacCAGACTAACTGTACAGAAGACACACCAAGTTACACACAGGGACAATTAAAAGACAATCACATAAAGCTTTCAAAGACACTCCATAAAACTTTCAGCCTCAgcattcatcagtaaaagagaggcaCACACCAAACACATACACAAGCGAGCATACctcatgcacaaacacacacacacacacacacacacacacacacacaaccatgaacCCCAGCACCTCAGGACAGAACGCAACTATTACATGGGATGCAAGTAGCAATGTGGAGGGGGCAGGGAagtggaagggatagtagtgtaggggtgaggagagagatgaatGCTGCCTGGTGGAGTGTGCAGAACTGTCAACAGGTACATCATCTGGAGGTTGTGGGGAAGGTAGATGGGAaaaaaggagtgaaaaaggagaagAGCAGACAAAAAAGACAGGTGGATATgttagcagagggctgcaaataaacagtgtGCAAATGAGAATGGTGTGGAGATgatggacagagggggtggaaactgttggatggagggtgtggggatagtatgttactgtaggttgaggctgcgATAATTACAGAAGCAgagaatgtgttttaaggataaTGTCCACCTTCACACCTGGAGAGAATAATTCAGATGTCTTGGacagtgaagcagccactgaaatcaagtgtgTGATGTCCAGCTgcaagttgtgccacagggtggtctactttgctcttggccacagtttggcggagGCAATTCATCCTGGTGGGCAACAGACTGGTAGTCACATCAATATAAAAAGTTgtccaatgattgcagcagagctggtaaataacATGGCTCCTGTTACAAGTGGCACAGCCCCTGATGGGGTAAGACGAGCCTGTGACAGGACTACAGTAGGAGTACCAGGTGGGGGGAtttggcaggttttgcacctggatcttccacagggatatgatccttgtaacAAGGGGTTGGGATTAGGAGTGGCATAGTGATTGACTAAGATGTTGTGGAGATTGGATGGGCAATAGAACACTGTATTAGAAGGGGTGAGAAGTATCTCTGGTAGGATATCCCTTATTTCAGGGCATGGTGATAGGTaattaaagccctggtgacagttgtgaTTCAGATGTTCCAGTCTTGGGTGATACTTGGTCATggaggggacactcctttgtggccagCTCTGGGGGTGGTGTGAGGATTGGGGGCATGAGgggaaatctgaaaattttatttaatttcatagcacTATTTCTGCTCCCAGACTTCAAGAGAGACATTTCTAAACTTTTAACACAGAGAATTGTGCAAGAAAATTCTTCTATAAACTTGTCCCAATAAACCTCCAATGTGTAGTAATGTTTCTGTGTATTGTAATGCATTTGTCATTCTTTTTTTGTACAAGATATTGAACACTGCATACAATACATACAGTTTACACTTGAGATGACTTAatctaaacaaataaatgaaaataaataaataaataaataaataaaaataagaaaaaatgctaTCCCTTAGAGTTGATATATGTATTCCTTAATTCAATTAAAAATTTGGATGTAGTATCAAAGTAACAAACCTGCCTGCTGTGTTAGGTAATAGTTATAATATAATAACTTCAGTTGGATATATTAATACATTATGATGAACTGtacattttaattttgtttgtatacTGGTTAAATGGCATGACCTTAGTGGCAATCTGAATGACTcatatttaaataacaaaaatgCAAATACTAATACTTCTCATCAatttaaaatttgtaaacaaaatattttttgtacatAATTCTAAATGCTTTTAAAGGTAAGCTAACTGGAAGtcacttttcaaattttttccttctctttcctggAAACAGACAGATTTGCTTTGAAAGAAGTAATAGCCTGCAGGAGGAGAAACTAAATGATCTAAATAAAACATTTATTCTCCAAAAATAACTTTAATACATACTGCATGTGCAATTACAATTCTTATACATTAATTACTTCATGTCTTTTGTCACACATTCAACTATTTCATCATAAAGTTAGCATACTTTcttctaaaaattgaaaaatagcgTCACATTCTGCTTTGCTCAGAGCATTTTACAGTCAAAAGTATATTTTATGCACAGCACTCCATATGAAGGGAAGAGTTGTGACTGACCAATCATAACTACACAGCGTTTCACATCATTATTACAGCCTTTCACAGCACAGCTCTTTAAATATTATACAATTACATTAAATATAGTCTGTACAAAATCACCACACAATTATTCACATGATCATCCCACTTTTTCTTAAATCAACTCCCACAAATTTGGCAAAACTGCACCAAAGTATAGGCACTAGGCTGCTAACCTAGTTTTTCCTCCCTAATGATGAAGTAACACTTacacaaataattgttaaaatattaGCTGTCCAAAATTGTTATGAATCCTTAACAGTGCAATTATACAGCCTCTGGCATTACAGCATTATCTCCTTTGCCCATGTATACCATCTGTTCTATCTTGCTCTTTCCTGTGCTGCCTTCCTTACTAGCAACCAGTTCATTATGTAGCTGtatgtttctgtctttcattattGGTGTTGATGGAATACTGTGCTGTTCCTGGAGTTTCTTATAGTCACCCAAGTACCCGTGCCGTAAAATGGGTGTTTTGTATGCTTTCACTTTCCTGACAGCCTTCTTCGTAGCATTCTCTTGGCGAATACACAGAACAATGACAGCAAACAGAATTATTATAATAAAGATGATAGCAAATGAAGTCGTAGTTGCCACAACAATGGTCCATGTACTTGGTTCATCAGGAATCTGATTAGAACTGATGTGGATTTCTCCTGCTGATGTATCTTCGATGTAACTATCAATTTTCTCATCATTATCACTAAATGACCAATTGTCTTTAACATCATCAACTGTTTCATAGTTTATGGTGGCACCTTCTTCTCCACAAAGTTGTTTGAGGAAGAAGTCCCAGGCATGTCGCGTATTTCCACCAAAGGTTATGATGTCATCATCAAACAGTTGCACGGATGGATCTGTTAGCTCAACAGACAGCAGTGGCTTAATATCAGCTCGAGCcaagtaatttacaagatttttcaTCACGTGGCAATCTAGAGGGTTCTTGGAGACATCGATGATTTCCAGTGCTGGCATATGTTCAAGATCACTTTTGTTTAGGGAAGTGATCCTATTTCCAGAAAGGTACAGATGGCGCAAGCTTTTGAAAACTGATACACTGGTATCCGTCAGAGATGGGAATGTTGTCAGGTCACAGGAACTTAAGTCCAAATCCATGAGAGCATGGAGGTTTGAGAAGGCAAAAGGTGAAACAGCAAGGAGAGGATTGCCTTTCAAATATAGTTTTGTAATCCTTGAGTCAGCAGGGAAATTGTATTTTTCTATGAATGACAGCTGGTTGTCAGACAAATCCAGTATTTTCACATTACTTCCAATTGCACCATGTGgtaggaccttcaaattgttgcctGCCAATTTCAGAATTGTGAGACGATTCATATTTCTGAGACTGAACACACCTAATTTTTCTAGTCCACAGTGAGAAAGATCCAAAGTTTCTAGAGTTGAAAATTCACCTTCAAATCCACCTGGTGGTAATAATTTCATTGAAGGATTGTTTGATAAATCAAGATGAAGCAGTTCTACAttgtttacaaataaattttcTGGAAGTGGTCCCTCAAGAGAATTGTGTGAAAGATCCAAAATTTGAAGATGGGTTAGAGGGGCAAATGCATTTTCTTCAATCCTATTTATGGCATTTCCTTCAAGACTTAATTTCGTTAAATCTGGGAAGCCAGAAAACATGTCTCCTGTGATTTCACTGAACTTACATTCAGATAAATCAAGAGTTTCCAAGTCTGGTATTGAGATATTACGTAATGAGCTCAAAGGATTTTTTCTGATGTTTAGTGTGACCAGTTCACTCTCACTGAAAACTTCAGGGTCCAGCTCTCCAATTAGATTTTCAGATAAATCAAGCTCACTTAGCGAATAGATAGGTTTTAAAATATCTTTATGCAAAACTTTGATCCCATTGGATCCCAGATTAATGTAATCAAGATTTGGCATGCGAGTGAACATAGTAGGGAGAAGATTACCGAGACTACAGCCATAGAGATCAAGTTCTCTGAGGGAATCTATATTCAGAAAGTAATTTGCAAAAGGAGACTTTTCACTTTCCATCAGATGTAGCTGGTTGTATCTTAGTGAAAGAACTTCCAGCTGTGTGTTGTTGGCGAACATGTCAGGATGCAAGAGTATCAGGTCACTTCCACTTAAGTTGAGGTGCATCAGACCTGGTAGGTTTGAGAATGCATTCTCATGCACTCGTCGGAATGAGCTGTCAATGATGCGGAGATTCGTAACCTGTAACAATGAGATGGGAATGAATGAAGCACACATCAATTACATCCTCACTTATGAACTTTTTTATtaatgtaagaaataaaaataatagataTGTGAACTGGCTAATGTAATAAttgtattaaaaacaatagcatcagCTACGGAGAATAAAGAAAATCTACACCAAGCATGCAGGTGTCCACATTTACAGCAAGATGCAACTATTCACTTTCAGCTTTAAATAATCCATAAATTGGAATTTAAGACAGTATTTGCCTTACAACACACTTATTTCTTGTTTTGCCACAGTTTGTGGTTGGTGAATGTTTATTCATACTTCTGTGACATTTTCGAATACAATAAAGGCAAAGTGTAATTTCAGTTTTTGGCAAAAAGTAAGTTTTATGTAATGATTTCCTTTAGTATAAGGTCTGAAACAATAAATGACAACCAATACCTGGCTGACTGTTAAGTAAACGATGTATGGATCACCCGCTTTGATACAGATTAAAATCTAAGACCTTTCAATAATTTAGTCATTAAAATCTGTCAATAATTGAGTCTTTCCCTCTTTTTCATTATTACCAAACTTCAGAAGCAGAGGATTAGAAAATTCTAGCAGTATTTTCTTCTCAGTGCACAGGCCATGGTCTAATTAAATGTGTAGCACCAGTAAGTAGCTGTTACAATTAAAACACACTATGaagtcttctcacagaagaaatcATGTGTCATAGGGATGCCTCCAATGCAAAGCCTGCTTAATGGTATTTCCGCCTACCTCAGTGACTGACTAGATCATTGATTTCGTCTACCATAGATCAATATTTTCTATTTCCATCTCGCCACCTTGCCCATTTCTGATTCATATCTGACCTTTCTCCTTAATGATGGTGAAGTAACTGCAGTTTTAGACTCACATATTATACTAActgcacacattttttaaaaataatataaaagtaatgtcagGCACACAAGATTTTTGATACCAAGTTATGATAAAAAAAACTACTAGAGCAATAAGACCATGCTATAGACTAGTCCAACCCTCCTTCATGATTTTAATGTCCACTTTATTAAAATATATAGCACAGTGTTTTGCTCATATAGCAAGTTTGTCCATCTCAGAGTAGTTCAGGATGTCGTGCTACAGTCATAGGTGGCTTACCCATATAGAATAtggatatgtatatgtatatgtaggaAATGCTATGGGCCCTGTGTTATCAGAAATCCCACATCATACTGCCTATTATTTTTGGGAGGGAATGAACCATTAATAATTTTTGACTGAAAGTAGTAACACTGTTTGGTATTGCATGTGAATGATTCTGCAGTAATTACAAAACACTCAGAATAATAGCTCACTGCCATAAATTTGGGTGTGTTACTAAATGACTGAAAGATACATTCAACATAATTCAATCTTATTAAACCAAATTTTGCATACTAACAATCAGCATGAGAGATTTATTTGCGTGTTCTGTTCCCCTATAGCCTGCTGTGCATTATTCCAAACTTGTGCCATCATTTATTGATAGACCATCACATcgaatgctgaaattttactgcttCATGTGGAACTGTGTAGTATGGTGCTGAAGTCTGTCATATCCAAATCTCTAAACATTAGAATATTtgcaggaaataatttttttccttcctttctttcctttctttctgtttcatatgtatatgtatatttgtcCTGtgtttatatatctaaaaacaaagttgatgtgacttaccaaacaaaagcgctggcaggtcgatagatacacaaacaaacacaaacatacacacaaaattcaagctttcgcaaccaacggttgcttcttcagcaaagagggaaggagagggaaagacgaaaggatgtgggttttaaaggagatggtaaggagtcattccaatcccgggagcggaaagacttaccttaaggggaaaaaaggacaggtatacactcgcacacacacacatatccatccacacatacacagacacaagcatgttcatttgtttccatttaaATCCATAAATTTGTTTAACTTTGCCTATGGTAGTAAAACAACTTTCATTGAACTGTTAGCTTTCATTGTAGGTATTGTTGACCTGCCATTATTTATAAGCAGTTTTCTTTCACTTAAACTGTAtttcatttttagttaatgctgctgcATTtgcatgtatgtttgtgtgtcttttGGAGGGAAGTGTTACAAAAGTGAGTATAGTATTAAAATGAGTAGGCAAAGTTCATTGTGTGATACAATCACGCACGTAAATCACAGTGTCCGCCATTAGTTTGTGGGCACCGACCAAGAGGATTAAAGCTACTTCTTCACTATTGGTGCAAGCTTTGCGCTGAGGGTAAATCTGAATGTGACAGCTGTCAGACAACACAGGCTATGTTTGCTTCATACTCAGTCATGTTACCATACTATCATGAGTAGAAACATCAATTCTTGATGATCATAAGGGATAAGTGTAGAGATGTAGAGCCTAAACCTTCAGCATTTATGGGATTATTAATAGAGTTGTGTGGGATTTACACATTTAGGGGACTAGTTCATTGAGGGATGTTTtgttccacacaattcagaagtaaaattggttcttttggGGTGATATAATGAGATACATTCTCAATAGCGTTATTTTCACAAGACTTTGTATAAACACACGGTCTGTAATCTCACAAAACACAACCCCTGGGAATCGTTTTCTCCACAACATACACATTATTTTTTATTGTGAGGTGCAATAAAGAATATGATTTCAAGACAAATGAAAACCTGCATTGGCAGGCAAATGCAAGTTCTGTTGCCACTAATTCGAGTAATGATAAACATCATAGTGAAAACAAGAGTAAGAACTCCCTGGTCACTTTGCCAGTTTGAGTGTATATGCTACCAAAGTACTTGGTGGATCAAataccatatttcagttttatggcAGAGGGACATGTTATTTGTAACTGGTAACTTTTTTCTTGCTGTGCGAGTGAGGTTGATGAGAGTCAAGAATGATTTGTACCTTGAGTAATTCTGATTATATTCCTCAAATCATGATTCAAGAATCAATGTGCACACTATCTcttacacttaaattagtaaaataaattttattagacTCTGCCTTCACATAATAAtacaatacaaaaaataattttcatgtaaattTTGTCTCCTTGTCTATGATTCAAAATGGAGTTTACATACTCCGAAGGAAAAGTATTCAACAGACTCCTGTCTAACAAAAAGCaagaaaatgggagttcctatgagttgaggagaaaattaaaaacatgtccCATTAGctattcatttcacaaaatatgtgAACAGCTGGGTTCAGGGACTGAAAAGTTCTATCAGCTACGTGGTAAATAGCAGTGTTCACTGTAAAGCTGCACAACAAGTAGTAAAGTACTGTAAATAGGACTCAGTATTTACAGACATAAGTAAATACACTGGTACACAAAACttcaggatgaaagtaactttcacatcacGTGACACTGCCAGGCAACAGAGTGATGAAATGTGTGCCATGCATAGAAAGATAGCTGAAAGAAATAtacaatgaaattaacagaaatgacacttttattcaaagacagtaattacactgaggtCACCACAAGTTATGATGGTCCCCAGAACTTTATAAAAGGTGGGGCATGGACCTTAATAAGGTGTGTGAACCTCCCTGACAGCAATGCATGCTGTGCAACTTGCTCCCATGCTGGCTGCAAGgtcggtaaggagttcttgtggtagggcattccattcctccgcCATTGTGGCTGACTACTGCAGGACTGTCCATTGGTGCATGTGGCAGTCATTAGTGCATGTCGACATGCTTCAATATGTCTCCTCAATGCATGGGATTTAAGTCAGACGAACAGGCATGCCAAGTCATTTGCCAAATATTCTCTCATTTTAAGTGCTGCTCCACCTGCTCTGTTTGATGCGGTcacacattgtcatctataaaaatcacACTAGGGTGGATGGCATACCTGGAAGGACACACACGGGGAAGGAGTACAGCGCCACAATAATACTGACaggtgagtgtaccatgttcaaagatatgCAGTGGTGTCCAAAGCATGGGACTGGACCAACTAGTAGTGGAGTCAGGTGCTCTTCTGAGATAATTGCTCATTAAGTTGGATAGTGGTGTGTGCCTTTTCAGGTGCTTTTTGTccctgaattcatttttatggatgtcagtgcAGGACTGCATGGAACAGTGCAGTTTGAGGAGCTGCTGGAACAACAGACTATTCtgtgaatggactgacctgcccattcCCATGAATTAAACTGGACTGAGCACATGTGGAATGCATTGGGAAGACATGCTGTAGACCAtacacatgcaccaacaaccattCAGTATCTGCCATCCactctggtggaggaatggaatgccctacaaCCTTACCTTACAACCTCCTTACCAGTTTTGTGGCCAGTAACGTTGTACAGCACATGTTGCCATCAATGAGGATCACACTCCCTACTAAGAACCATGGTCCATCTTTTGTAATGTTCAGGCAACCAACATAATGtaatcagtgtaattattgtctatgaATATATAAGGTGTTTAGAAATTCTTATCGTAAACTTCGAGGACCTGTAGAGAGAAGTGAGTAGATAATGTTTTGAAATGGAACCTATGTCcagaaatacaaaatttttgtgaccgcttttacaagtaattgattactTTTTCAGTGtatgtggggaatgtttccaggaCCTCCCTCCTACCTGCAGCAGTGTGCTTGTGCCCCTGTCATGTTTGCAGCAGGTAAgtgccacatatatatatatatatatattttttatgtgatacGGTAAAATACAGCATTACTGGTCTTTCACGGCCTaattgtgttggtgaggcagtaaatttaacCACAGGGCAGTGATGCTGGGTCACTGCaatacactttggaggtgtggcggtgggacttaggGAGTCTCATAGCAACCTCCAGTGGTGACAGTACTACCTTAGTCAGGCATAGAACTTAGTCTGATGTGGGCAGATAGGGTGGGAAAGTAGTGGACGTAGAGTGGGGGGCTAGACCTGTCAAAGGATGCATCCGTGGTTGGTGTGCCAGGCCTATCGTTAGCCGTGGTCAGAATCCAATTCCTCTAGGATGGTTAgaggaaccggatgtcgatgccagcagcgtggaagtgtggtcccaacatGCCGCagcccatggacagtgtcccaCAGGGCAGCCACTTTCTTATAGAGCCGCTGCTCATTGTTGCATATGGTCACCTTGAGGGAGACGATATCTGCTAACTCATGGAGAGTCACAATGCTCGTGAGTGGTGGgccgtgcaggctccacctgagaaccttgttctgcaggcgctgcaatgtcCGCATACTGGTGACACTAATTGTGGCCATGCAGTGGAGCCATACATGAGAGCAGGCAGGATAACTGCTCAGtagagtgtattgcagagtggctgcctCCCTTTCTTCCTTGTGGTCAGCCAGCTACTTCCATCTCCTATATTGTTTTAGCTACCTTTACCACTGTCTTCctgtattgtccatgttttactgctggtggCATGCTCATCCCACACTtcagtgtgggtaggcacatatttttccatgcttgttacctgtgttttatgttctgttttatcttatcATTCTGGGTCTTTTCTTGATAcccatctcaatctgttactgattgGGCGCTGAAGATCTAGCCGTCATGTGCCCAT
The Schistocerca gregaria isolate iqSchGreg1 chromosome 1, iqSchGreg1.2, whole genome shotgun sequence genome window above contains:
- the LOC126334511 gene encoding leucine-rich repeat-containing protein 15, which codes for MRQLYLLLLVGLALAADPLSSCPEDCVCTRRAGLSEMVARCTKLDPARQVFAAEVRHLHVSGVPKEHGIVLDHDTFKRMGLQQVTNLRIIDSSFRRVHENAFSNLPGLMHLNLSGSDLILLHPDMFANNTQLEVLSLRYNQLHLMESEKSPFANYFLNIDSLRELDLYGCSLGNLLPTMFTRMPNLDYINLGSNGIKVLHKDILKPIYSLSELDLSENLIGELDPEVFSESELVTLNIRKNPLSSLRNISIPDLETLDLSECKFSEITGDMFSGFPDLTKLSLEGNAINRIEENAFAPLTHLQILDLSHNSLEGPLPENLFVNNVELLHLDLSNNPSMKLLPPGGFEGEFSTLETLDLSHCGLEKLGVFSLRNMNRLTILKLAGNNLKVLPHGAIGSNVKILDLSDNQLSFIEKYNFPADSRITKLYLKGNPLLAVSPFAFSNLHALMDLDLSSCDLTTFPSLTDTSVSVFKSLRHLYLSGNRITSLNKSDLEHMPALEIIDVSKNPLDCHVMKNLVNYLARADIKPLLSVELTDPSVQLFDDDIITFGGNTRHAWDFFLKQLCGEEGATINYETVDDVKDNWSFSDNDEKIDSYIEDTSAGEIHISSNQIPDEPSTWTIVVATTTSFAIIFIIIILFAVIVLCIRQENATKKAVRKVKAYKTPILRHGYLGDYKKLQEQHSIPSTPIMKDRNIQLHNELVASKEGSTGKSKIEQMVYMGKGDNAVMPEAV